A window of Babesia microti strain RI chromosome III, complete genome contains these coding sequences:
- a CDS encoding Probable E3 ubiquitin-protein ligase HERC1 (overlaps_old_locusTagID:BBM_III02200), which yields MWSVIRELCNNIMSLNPYISTKDSQTYPNWSVYSACVDPKLSLFLESNKWRLIRYHRTLTIGLDENGRLMVYKDNCVKCITVDPSILDVQMSNEHLFVHYKSGQVKMARDFVKKLKFDPQYMDNLPVPGLLLGLGRIVNMSIGINHAGFVTSDGDLYIGGNNFYGQSGQKPKKLHLSSANYQLNSYTDHSDEIELVPYKKIMNGIKKVSCAARHTICLDKLGNVYSFGDDSQIQLGLGDTRGTAINKVRDVNIKSMAPITTAIPLKHLVTYKPRERHLQYIPQKLPITADDIITGEDFTVIKSNNTLFACGNNVHGQCGNNLTTHHQMLLPIKLPKCHIRSVSCGRQHCVAQLSDGNTYGWGFLGLPNVYGIVCPPKKVDLQGNIFCNEDVTIVNY from the exons ATGTGGAGTGTCATTAGAGAgttatgtaataatattatgtCATTAAATCCATATATATCCACTAAAGATTCTCAAACATATCCAAATTGGTCTGTATATTCTGCTTGCGTTGATCCAAAATTGAGTTTATTTTTAGAGTCTAATAAATGGCGCCTAATACGTTATCATCGTACTCTTACAATAGGATTAGACGAAAATGGGCGGTTAATGGTATATAAAGATAACTGTGTGAAATGTATAACAGTTGACCCGTCTATTTTGGATGTTCAAATGTCTAATgaacatttatttgtacattataaGTCTGGACAGG TCAAAATGGCTCGAgattttgttaaaaaattgaaatttgacCCACAGTATATGGATAATTTGCCTGTTCCAGGCCTACTTCTAGGGCTAGGGCGCATAGTAAACATGTCAATAGGAATAAATCATGCTGGATTTGTCACTAGTGATGGCGATTTAT ACATTGGTggaaacaatttttatggACAATCAGGACAAAAGcccaaaaaattacatcTTTCCTCGGCAAATTACCAGCTAAACAGTTATACTGACCACTcagatgaaattgaattggTGCCATATAAAAAg ATTATGAACGGTATAAAAAAGGTATCATGCGCCGCTAGACACACAATTTGTCTAGATAAATTGGGAAATGTTTACAG TTTTGGAGATGATTCACAGATACAGTTAGGGCTGGGTGATACTAGGGGCACAGCAATTAACAAAGTAAGGGATGTCAACATAAAATCCATGGCCCCGATCACTACCGCAATTCCTCTTAAACATTTAGTTACTTATAAACCTAGAGAAAG GCATCTGCAATACATCCCCCaaaaattaccaataaCAGCTGATGACATAATCACTGGCGAAGATTTCACCGTTATCAAATCTAATAACACCCTTTTCGCTTGCGGAAACAATGTTCACGGACAATGTGGGAATAACCTCACTACACACCACCAAATGTTGTTGCCCATTAAG TTGCCCAAATGTCACATTAGAAGTGTAAGCTGTGGAAGGCAACACTGTGTGGCACAGCTCAGCGACGGCAATACATATGGTTGGGGATTTTTGGGATTACCCAATG TGTACGGTATCGTTTGCCCGCCTAAGAAAGTTGATTTGCAAGGcaatattttttgcaatGAAGATGTAACGATTGtgaattattga
- a CDS encoding hypothetical protein (overlaps_old_locusTagID:BBM_III02205) translates to MSSRYKNSGNDRPKNTGFNLKRILYLMAHSQIVSSKSHGDDSWQRSLCYSNKNFNSFPRDMLLLYRRMAAVFESHWTRIQTLTIYQGIERNVSFMIPALSNHCELRFQKSQKPIIYLCCGGKDMVALDWLPFIAKFFQSHPNETNTSFLLVEYPGYGFNMGTATPRTCTDIALQTMKKGLEMYPNKDVTVKFLGYSLGAAVLLDSANIIYSYIHSGNTDKYSSNMKPRQFSLAKYNVTNITNFRDQRHLSRLCKIKTKIPQVLPNKNRIMPFSSVRDSCHPKPRSNRAGVFVRIKRKLRFHRARVAINSRRWLRRPVTPHVIGKWLKRINLQQMILIAPFTSTAECVAAYLKVPSILRSFSAHLFSFFQNDSTKYNNRSVVRRLFENLSKFKQKFKLIVFHGDKDKIVPCYMGQQIIDEAALWPNVHKCTNETCPPWPLHAKMCIIPGADHTTICSNSEHLDYIFKAMCIHSDPNEIFDRISH, encoded by the exons aTGTCTAGCAGATATAAAAATTCGGGCAATGACAGGCCTAAAAACACAGGTTTTAACTTAAAACGGATTCTCTATCTTATGGCACATTCGCAAATTGTCTCTTCCAAATCACACGGTGATGATTCATGGCAAAGATCTCTCTGCTATtctaacaaaaattttaactcaTTCCCTCGAGATATGTTGTTACTCTACCGACGAATGGCAGCTGTATTTGAATCACACTGGACGCGGATACAGACGCTCACTATTTACCAG GGAATAGAACGAAACGTGAGTTTTATGATCCCCGCTTTGTCAAATCACTGCGAGTTACGTTTCcaaaaatcgcaaaaacCCATTATCTACTTGTGTTGTGGAGGAAAGGACATGGTGGCCTTGGATTGGCTTCCATTCATTGCCAAATTCTTTCAGTCGCACCCTAATGAAACTAACACATCATTTTTGCTTGTAGAATACCCAGGTTACGGATTCAATATGGGTACGGCCACTCCCCGTACGTGTACAGACATCGCCTTACAG ACGATGAAGAAGGGGTTGGAAATGTACCCAAATAAAGATGTGACCGTGAAATTCCTAGGCTACTCTCTGGGCGCTGCAGTGCTGTTGGACAGTGccaatattatatacagCTACATCCATTCGGGGAATACCGACAAATACTCCTCAAATATGAAACCAAGACAATTCTCATTGGCCAAATATAACGTGACGAACATCACAAATTTTAGGGACCAAAGGCATTTAAGCAGACTGTGCAAAATTAAGACCAAAATACCACAGGTGTTGCCTAATAAGAATAGGATCATGCCATTTTCAAGCGTTAGGGATAGTTGCCATCCTAAACCCCGTTCGAATAGAGCAGGAGTCTTTGTTAGAATTAAGAGAAAACTACGATTTCACCGTGCTAGAGTGGCCATCAATTCTAGACGGTGGCTTAGACGGCCTGTAACACCACATGTCATTGGCAAATGGCTGAAAAGGATCAATTTGCAACAAATGATCCTGATAGCGCCATTTACCAGCACTGCAGAATGTGTTGCTGCATATTTGAAGGTACCTTCCATTCTGCGATCTTTCTCTGCACActtattttcatttttccAAAACGATTCCACCAA ATATAACAATCGCAGTGTCGTGAGACGGTTATTTGAAAACCTTTCCAAATTCAAACAGAAGTTCAAACTCATTGTATTTCATGGAGATAAAGACAAAATTGTACCTTGCTATATGGGccaacaaattattgatgAAGCTGCACTGTGGCCCAACGTACACAAGTGTACAAACGAAACTTGTCCACCATGGCCACTCCATGCTaaa ATGTGCATAATACCAGGCGCAGATCACACAACAATTTGCTCTAATTCGGAACACCTTGATTACATTTTCAAAGCTATGTGCATCCATTCCGATCCGAACGAGATTTTTGATCGAATATctcattaa
- a CDS encoding hypothetical protein (overlaps_old_locusTagID:BBM_III02210), with the protein MVWIYKFHYDENFVNDKWLWDRKSLMISVAKYIRRIIPPWMIEYLPKWIVNWLYPPFHPLRYYSGYVRSPYLLLSVASAIISLYLLYKLYYNLYGFNQLNDTIYTTASPQFKHIYQSTAQLNTKATITIDDDDGDDNNECGSTDATGTQEEVVPNNIDQNEIIKYYGDPFGKLELFSTIRMREYVDNYIKDMSVENLSDYYHFQSSGDENNSSPKLEPSSKVLTRPNFPPFKNNKLSVSDRLPQFINTDMFYNQ; encoded by the coding sequence ATGGTCTGGATCtataaatttcattatgatgaaaattttgtgaatGATAAGTGGTTATGGGATAGAAAATCACTTATGATATCTGTGGCAAAGTATATTAGGCGTATAATACCTCCATGGATGATCGAATACCTGCCAAAATGGATAGTCAATTGGCTTTATCCACCCTTTCACCCTTTGCGCTACTACAGTGGATATGTTAGATCACCCTACCTATTGCTCTCGGTCGCATCCGCCATCATTTCACTGTACCTACTCTATAAGTTATACTACAATCTATATGGATTTAATCAACTCaatgatacaatttacacGACTGCAAGTCCCCAATTCAAACACATATATCAGTCGACAGCCCAACTCAATACAAAGGCTACCATAACCATTGATGACGATGATGgtgatgataataatgaGTGTGGATCAACTGATGCAACTGGGACGCAGGAGGAAGTTGTTccaaataatattgatcaaaatgaaataataaaatattatggCGACCCGTTTGGGAAATTGGAACTGTTCAGCACCATTCGTATGCGAGAATACGtagataattatatcaagGATATGTCGGTAGAAAATCTTTCCGATTATTACCATTTCCAATCATCTGgagatgaaaataattcatctCCGAAGCTAGAGCCTTCAAGCAAAGTATTAACTAGGCCTAATTTCCCTCCGTTCAAGAATAACAAATTAAGTGTTTCAGACCGTCTTCctcaatttatcaacacAGATATGTTTTATAATCAATGA
- a CDS encoding lipoate-protein ligase A (overlaps_old_locusTagID:BBM_III02215): MRSRLLFLTSSFTDIRINLALEDHLFKNYRQLHNIYNLVENPQIVFLWRNTPSIIIGRNQHAYSECNVEEIKRDGVNLARRLTGGGAVYQDLGNTCFTFLSHSKYYNVEDNNKLIIDTLKYFGINGTPSGRNDLVIGDKKFSGSAFKNINDISLHHGTLLFDVNILNMLKYLTPDVSKLQKHGVKSVESRTINLSTLNPNLDHQSFTEIMLDKIKDLYNDITIEKLSTVPKESEFYQKLKSDKWNYGEQKAYQLVFKNRFPWGCLEINLLMNQGNVVGGKVYSDSLDVDFIDEIQRLLDDPNTESNLKRFDQWKDVEQWLESVKSPFQHPQVC, from the exons ATGAGGTCCAGATTGCTCTTCCTAACTTCGAGCTTCACTGACATACGTATAAATTTGGCATTGGAAGACCATTTATTTAAGAATTATAGGCAATTgcacaatatttacaatcTAGTAGAAAATCCCCAAATAGTGTTTCTATGGCGCAACACACCTAGCATTATCATTGGTAGAAACCAGCACGCATATAGCGAGTGTAATGTTGAAGAGATTAAGAGGGACGGTGTCAATTTGGCTAGGAGATTGACGGGAGGTGGTGCTGTGTACCAG GACCTAGGAAATACTTGTTTCACATTCCTAAGTCattcaaaatattacaatgTAGAAGAcaataacaaattgatCATCGATACgctaaaatattttg GGATTAATGGTACGCCATCAGGAAGAAACGATTTGGTAATTGgcgataaaaaattttcggGAAGTgcttttaaaaatataaatgacaTTTCTTTACACCATGGAACGCTGTTATTTGATGTGAACATTCTCAATAtgttgaaatatttaacaccAGATGTGTCGAAGCTACAG AAACACGGGGTTAAGAGCGTGGAATCAAGGACGATCAATTTGTCAACACTTAACCCAAATCTAGACCACCAAag TTTCACCGAGATAATGCTAGACAAGATAAAAGACTTGTACAACGATATAACTATTGAGAAACTATCCACTGTACCTAAGGAATCAGAATTTTACCAAAAGTTGAAG AGCGACAAATGGAATTACGGAGAGCAAAAAGCATATCAATTAGTGTTTAAAAATCGATTCCCCTGGGGATGTTTA gaaattaatttattgatgaaCCAAGGAAATGTTGTGGGTGGGAAGGTGTATTCTGATAGCCTAGATGTGGATTTTATAGATGAAATACAAAGATTACTAGATGATCCAAATACAGAGTCTAATTTAAAGCGATTTGATCAATGGAAAGATGTAGAGCAGTGGCTAGAAAGTGTCAAATCTCCATTTCAACATCCTCAGGTTTGCTAA
- a CDS encoding conserved Plasmodium protein, unknown function (overlaps_old_locusTagID:BBM_III02215;~overlaps_old_locusTagID:BBM_III02220) — MDADLRHQIRSLVSARDKISDTLKRIKLQSKGIYITKGFRRSTHDGIVTGKGHYNNRDYGRRVSSHFNNQSSDYNSIHTDKKGETGLNPTSQVDDGDSMDTVEARPKLDNSLSQGQKRMLSVNILGYLRKAKNQLDFEGTTEKSKKQKEVENSVEDKIRIEKERIETEVAKELEEKKTQALTKLEEIQKQLDEKEDQLLKMKLIEHHKELSAYIQTRCNPPILWLPSKMNEVTSALLENSKQLQQAKIDQIEIRFSKPEDVEMEI, encoded by the exons ATGGATGCTGACTTGCGGCACCAAATACGTTCACTAGTGTCTGCTAGAGACAAGATATCTGACACCCTAAAGCGGATCAAATTACAGTCTAAGGGAATTTATATCACAAAGGGCTTTAGAAGGAGCACTCACGACGGCATAGTCACTGGGAAAGGACATTACAATAATCGTGACTATGGTAGGAGGGTTTCCAGCCATTTCAACAACCAATCCAGTGATTATAATTCCATACATACTGATAAAAAAGGGGAAACTGGACTAAATCCAACTTCACAGGTTGATGATGGTGATTCTATGGATACAGTTGAGGCTAGG CCCAAGCTAGACAATAGCTTATCACAGGGACAGAAGAGGATGTTGTCTGTTAATATTTTGGGCTATTTGAGAAAGGCTAAAAATCAACTGGATTTTGAAGGTACCACTGAAAAG AGTAAAAAACAAAAGGAAGTTGAAAATTCAGTGGAAGATAAAATCCGAATTGAAAAGGAGCGAATTGAAACGGAAGTTGCTAAGGAATTAGAAGAAAAGAAGACCCAAGCTCTCACCAAATTAGAAGAGATACAGAAACAACTGGACGAAAAGGAGGATCAgttgttaaaaatgaagttaATTGAGCACCACAAAGAATTAAGCGCATATATACAAACTAGATGCAATCCGCCAATTTTGTGGTTGCCAAGCAAGATGAATGAGGTGACATCTGCATTGTTGGAGAATTCTAAACAGCTGCAACAG gCAAAAATTGACCAGATCGAAATTCGCTTTAGCAAACCTGAGGATGTTGAAATGGAGATTTGA
- a CDS encoding ribonucleoside-diphosphate reductase subunit M2 (overlaps_old_locusTagID:BBM_III02225) — translation MFCTRQLLLQNQQQEEILTENSERWVMFPIKYHSLWKLYKKAENAFWAAENFRFSNDIDFFKSIDPQITQSLINTLQYHIEKDSNPISRPCTFTCELIKQVQIPEARAFYGFQIMFENVHFEALGSLFNILNPNSTPVSIPSYKQTWSKANLDKELSFFEKIFCNLLVKTIFFTGLLIIKNYLSKQSICKETICAFEKIENDIEIQSQFTTTLIKMLKCKLEQSLVYEYLNDAINTELTFLNATISFEKLGTNENDVLDYLKATGDSLLNCIGYPPIYKAKNNTTIKILDMSPVLTVEKIKKIDHGRQEVVLDEEF, via the exons ATGTTCTGCACTAGGCAGTTATTGCTCCAAAATCAACAACAGGAGGAGATATTAACAGAGAATTCTGAAAGATGG GTGATGTTCCcgataaaatatcattccCTTTGG aaattgtataaaaagGCAGAAAATGCCTTTTGGGCCGCCGAAAATTTTAGATTTTCCAACGATATAGATTTCTTTAAATCTATTGACCCACAAATCACACAATCCCTAATTAATACATTGCAGTATCACATTGAAAA GGATAGCAATCCAATTTCCAGACCTTGCACTTTTACATGCGAATTGATTAAGCAAGTTCAGATACCAGAGGCTAGGGCCTTTTATGGATTCCAAATAATGTTCGAAAATGTACATTTCGAAGCGCTAGGATCGCTGTTTAATATCCTAAATCCCAACTCAACGCCAGTGTCAATACCTAGTTACAAACAAACTTGGAGTAAGGCTAATCTGGATAAGGAGCTTTCTTtctttgaaaaaattttttgtaatctACTAGTTAAAACGATCTTTTTCACTG GTTTactaataatcaaaaattatctatCTAAACAAAGTATTTGCAAGGAAACAATTTGTgcatttgaaaaaatcGAAAACGATATCGAAATACAATCACAATTCACAACaacattaattaaaatgttaaaatgCAAACTTGAACAGTCACTAGTCTACGAATACTTAAACGATGCTATCAATACCGAACTCACATTCCTAAATGCCACAATTagttttgaaaaattgggAACAAATGAAA ACGACGTACTGGACTACCTAAAGGCAACAGGTGATAGCTTGTTGAATTGTATCGGATATCCGCCAATATACAAGGCTAAAAATAACACCACGATTAAGATTTTAGAT atGTCACCAGTTTTAACTGTTGAAAAGATCAAAAAAATAGATCATGGTCGGCAGGAAGTGGTTTTGGATGAGGAATTTTGA